A section of the Enterobacter sp. C2 genome encodes:
- the sdhB gene encoding succinate dehydrogenase iron-sulfur subunit SdhB, whose product MRIEFSIYRYNPDVDDAPRMQDYTLEGEEGRDMMLLDALIQLKEKDPTLAFRRSCREGVCGSDGLNMNGKNGLACITPISALGNGTKKIVIRPLPGLPVVRDLVVDMGQFYAQYEKIKPYLLNNGQNPPAREHLQAPEQREKLDGLYECILCACCSTSCPSFWWNPDKFIGPAGLLAAYRFLIDSRDTETESRLDGLSDAFSVFRCHSIMNCVSVCPKGLNPTRAIGHIKSMLLQRSA is encoded by the coding sequence ATGAGAATCGAATTTTCAATCTATCGTTATAACCCGGATGTCGACGACGCCCCGCGTATGCAGGACTACACCCTGGAAGGGGAAGAGGGTCGGGATATGATGCTGCTGGATGCGTTAATCCAGCTGAAAGAGAAGGATCCGACCCTGGCGTTCCGCCGCTCCTGTCGAGAGGGGGTTTGCGGTTCCGACGGCCTGAACATGAACGGCAAAAACGGCCTGGCCTGCATCACACCGATCTCGGCGCTGGGCAACGGCACCAAGAAAATTGTTATCCGTCCTCTGCCTGGATTACCGGTTGTACGCGATCTGGTGGTAGACATGGGGCAATTCTATGCACAATATGAGAAGATTAAGCCTTACTTATTGAATAATGGGCAAAATCCACCCGCTCGCGAGCACTTACAGGCTCCTGAGCAGCGTGAGAAACTCGATGGGCTCTATGAGTGCATTCTTTGCGCCTGCTGTTCCACCTCCTGTCCGTCATTCTGGTGGAACCCGGACAAGTTCATCGGCCCAGCCGGCCTGCTGGCAGCGTATCGTTTCCTGATCGACAGCCGCGATACCGAAACCGAGAGCCGTCTCGACGGGCTGAGCGATGCTTTCAGCGTATTCCGCTGTCATAGCATCATGAACTGCGTCAGCGTGTGTCCGAAGGGGCTGAACCCAACGCGCGCTATCGGCCATATTAAGTCGATGCTTTTACAGCGCAGTGCATAA